The genomic DNA TACTCTCCTTTACAGATACCTGGGAATACAGGTTGCATTGCAAGAACATGTGCGGCCTCAGCTGTTGGGCTGCATTTGGTCGGGGTAAATCGACTATCAAACAAACACGACTTATTCATTATTTCCAGTGGTCATGACTCACTCTTCATCTGATCCTTCTTCAGCCATTAGGTTTTCAAGTTGATGACGCCAGAGTAAAGCGAGCTGGTTTGGATTATTGGCCGTATCCGACCTTATTTGTCTATACATatgaatttattttggtttcatGTCAGAATATAGAGTTTACTAGTATAGATTTCTACACATCCGTACTGCTTTGCTCCCTTGCATGAGCATCTCACCTGTTATCGTAAGGTTATATGTTGTGTGTGAGATTCATGCCCTTTCATTAGTGGTTCGTCTTCTTAACTTGAAGCATAGTTATGTGGTTGTCAGAGCGCATAGCTCATGGGATGAGTTTCGAGAATATTTCAGGCAGCAGGTTTACTACTTCTCCAACATACTACTAATATTCAGTAGCTCAATTTCCTATGTGTTGCTGTCTGACTTGACATATATTTCTATCTTTGGTTCAGGAAGGAGAAAAACGTATGATAGCTTTCACAAAAAGGGGAACAAGGATACATTCAGTAAGTTGTCTGTCCCTTGGAACTCTGTTTTCGTTTCATCTCTGTTTGTTTACCAACCAGAAATACACTAGCAATTAGGTTGCTGAGAAAAGAGTCACAACTTGATGTAGGAATTCTCTTACCGAAGAGGCGATTACCTCTTGTTCGGGTCAGAGACAAGCGGTCTTCCTCCTGAAGCGCTGTTAGACTGCAAAAAGGAACCATATGGAGGGGGGACCCTACGTGTTCCGATGGTAGAAACATATGTGAGATGTCTAAATCTTTCAGTGAGTGTGGGAATTGCCGTGTATGAAGCTT from Camelina sativa cultivar DH55 chromosome 7, Cs, whole genome shotgun sequence includes the following:
- the LOC104699514 gene encoding uncharacterized protein LOC104699514 translates to MESCGRSSLSVIASSRPFQYLPSSGRLFPSLSLMHLKRKLSLSTTSFSSKIFSPLCESDKGSPLPRGAGEGIKEDARNKLLQVVLVSPQIPGNTGCIARTCAASAVGLHLVGPLGFQVDDARVKRAGLDYWPYVVVRAHSSWDEFREYFRQQEGEKRMIAFTKRGTRIHSEFSYRRGDYLLFGSETSGLPPEALLDCKKEPYGGGTLRVPMVETYVRCLNLSVSVGIAVYEASRQLNYEQIECAPEGCVEGEESLLTDDIFA